The Aphelocoma coerulescens isolate FSJ_1873_10779 chromosome 2, UR_Acoe_1.0, whole genome shotgun sequence genome contains a region encoding:
- the LOC138105121 gene encoding epidermal retinol dehydrogenase 2-like produces the protein MNFFLETLKVIVLLVYYLLESLVFLVVPKRKKSVSGEIVLITGAGSGIGRLLAVKFASLGATLVLWDINQEGLNYTVRLAKENGAGRVHSYICDCSKRQDVYRVADQVKKEVGDVSILINNAGIVIGKRFLDSPDSLVEKTMDVNTMAHFWTYKAFLPAMIAANHGHLVSIASSAGLCGVSQLSDYCASKFAAVGFAESIDMEMRTLRKTGVKTTIVCPYIINTGMFDGVKTNWPRVLPLLDPEYVAEKIITAVRQNQEMLLIPRILYVLYFLKSFLPVKATVLLLDYFGSLEIMNTFKGRPKKE, from the exons ATGAACTTCTTCCTGGAAACATTAAAAGTCATTGTACTTCTTGTTTATTACTTACTGGAGTCACTGGTGTTCTTGGTTGTGCCTAAACGGAAGAAGAGTGTTAGTGGTGAAATAGTATTAATAACAGGAGCGGGAAGTGGCATTGGAAGACTCTTGGCAGTAAAGTTTGCCAGCCTTGGAGCCACGCTGGTCCTCTGGGATATTAATCAAGAGGGGCTCAACTACACAGTTAGACTGGCCAAAGAAAATGGAGCAGGAAGAGTACACTCTTACATCTGTGATTGTAGCAAAAGACAGGATGTCTACAGAGTAGCTGACCAG GTTAAAAAAGAAGTCGGAGATGTTAGCATCCTGATCAACAATGCTGGTATTGTAATTGGGAAGAGATTTCTTGATTCTCCAGATTCACTTGTAGAAAAAACCATGGACGTGAACACAATGGCACACTTCTGG ACTTACAAAGCCTTCCTCCCAGCAATGATTGCGGCTAACCATGGACACTTGGTTAGCATAGCAAGCTCTGCAGGACTGTGTGGAGTCAGTCAGCTTTCAG ATTACTGTGCAAGTAAATTTGCAGCAGTTGGTTTTGCAGAGTCAATTGATATGGAGATGAGAACTCTGAGAAAGACTGGTGTTAAAACCACAATTGTGTGTCCTTACATCATAAACACAGGAATGTTTGATGGTGTTAAAACCAA ttggcCACGTGTACTTCCCCTTCTGGATCCAGAGTATGTAGCTGAGAAGATAATCACTGCTGTTCGGCAGAACCAAGAAATGTTGTTGATCCCACGCATCCTTTATGTCTTATATTTTTTGAAAAG tttcttaccagtGAAAGCAACTGTTCTCCTTTTGGACTACTTTGGAAGCCTTGAAATCATGAATACCTTCAAAGGTCGACCAAAGAAGGAGTGA